A part of Variovorax sp. HW608 genomic DNA contains:
- a CDS encoding response regulator, which produces MNKLRIVLADDHGVLRDGLTLLINAQPDMEVVACARGGREAVQLAEQWSPHVLVLDISMPDLGGAEATEQIRQRCPHVRILALTRYADQGYLRRLLNAGASGYVLKRTAGEALIDAIRVVAEGGSYVDPTLAGGLVARMTTAASAQRDAPVHAGELSERETQVLRLIAWGQSNKEIAAQLGISVKTVESYKATALEKLQLRSRTDILRYALACNWLNEDGGPE; this is translated from the coding sequence ATGAACAAACTCCGCATCGTGCTGGCTGACGACCACGGTGTGCTGCGTGACGGGCTGACCCTGCTTATCAATGCCCAGCCCGACATGGAGGTCGTGGCCTGCGCACGTGGCGGCCGGGAGGCCGTGCAGCTGGCTGAGCAATGGAGCCCGCACGTGCTTGTGCTCGATATTTCAATGCCCGACCTCGGCGGTGCCGAAGCCACCGAGCAGATCCGCCAGCGCTGCCCGCATGTGCGCATTCTGGCGCTCACGCGCTATGCGGATCAGGGCTACCTGCGTCGTCTGCTCAACGCAGGTGCGAGTGGCTACGTACTCAAGCGAACGGCCGGAGAAGCGTTGATCGATGCGATTCGCGTCGTCGCCGAAGGCGGCTCGTACGTCGATCCGACTCTTGCAGGCGGCCTGGTCGCCCGCATGACGACGGCGGCCTCGGCACAACGGGACGCACCCGTACACGCGGGCGAACTCTCCGAGCGCGAGACGCAGGTATTGCGGCTCATCGCCTGGGGGCAGAGCAACAAGGAGATCGCCGCGCAGCTGGGCATCAGCGTGAAGACGGTCGAGTCCTACAAGGCTACAGCCCTCGAGAAGCTGCAGTTGCGCAGCCGCACCGACATCCTGCGCTATGCCCTGGCCTGCAATTGGCTGAACGAGGACGGCGGGCCCGAGTAG
- a CDS encoding response regulator, protein MGDDVRTTFDFSEVFTVAARHVLRRISSRDLRLSFDHRGPLAIIEGEAVAMRRSLHRMLFGAIDELESGHVALEAQTHLTPSGHYHVDVKATGSGVLATQGVLSTVIARLKLTQQRELAEQAEQPRLRRASGDCPITGARIDFEGSPSAGMLLRAHWALSDARPVQDTPAVPDAHGSVAWIIDDRDAASSLLMPRLQRLGWATVRFASRAEAARRLRSPNGAGEHPSLLIVIESQDTPPLALRALREQLPASTECIYGVVPGSPSLIRRNDFDGFKVLVRPFSPAQLRRLTAGAATASERASCSMPQLLGATQRRALVMVVDDDDVSRRVTATMARALGFDVVTACDGEEAVEQCERMHPAAVLMDLDLPSMDGIRVAQRLRELERAGALAPCIIVAVAADGSEQARLTSAVAGMDGYLTKPLSTSSLGTELHRLCAGCVAPA, encoded by the coding sequence ATGGGGGACGACGTCCGGACCACGTTCGACTTTTCGGAAGTCTTTACCGTTGCCGCACGGCATGTACTGCGCAGGATCAGCAGCCGTGATCTCAGACTCTCCTTTGACCACCGCGGCCCTCTTGCAATCATCGAGGGCGAGGCCGTCGCGATGCGACGCAGCCTCCACCGCATGCTGTTCGGCGCGATCGACGAACTCGAGTCGGGTCATGTCGCGCTCGAGGCGCAGACCCACCTCACGCCGTCTGGCCACTACCATGTCGACGTGAAGGCGACCGGCTCCGGGGTACTGGCGACGCAAGGCGTCCTGAGCACGGTGATCGCGCGCCTGAAACTTACGCAGCAGCGGGAACTCGCCGAGCAAGCGGAACAGCCTCGGTTGCGGCGAGCCAGCGGTGATTGTCCGATCACAGGCGCACGCATCGATTTCGAGGGCTCCCCGTCGGCCGGCATGCTGTTGCGCGCGCATTGGGCGCTGTCGGACGCGCGGCCGGTCCAGGACACGCCCGCGGTACCCGACGCGCATGGCTCGGTGGCCTGGATCATCGACGACCGTGATGCAGCGAGCAGCTTACTCATGCCGCGCCTGCAGCGACTGGGCTGGGCCACCGTCAGATTCGCGTCGCGCGCGGAAGCCGCCCGGCGGCTGCGGTCGCCAAACGGTGCCGGCGAACACCCATCGTTGTTGATTGTCATCGAGTCGCAAGACACGCCGCCGCTTGCGCTGCGGGCATTGCGCGAACAACTGCCTGCCTCGACGGAGTGCATCTATGGCGTTGTTCCAGGCTCGCCTTCGTTGATCAGGCGCAATGACTTCGATGGATTCAAGGTTTTGGTGCGGCCGTTCAGCCCGGCCCAGCTGCGTCGATTGACGGCCGGCGCCGCCACTGCATCCGAACGCGCGTCCTGCAGCATGCCGCAGTTGCTCGGCGCGACGCAGCGTCGCGCACTCGTGATGGTGGTCGACGACGATGACGTCAGCCGGAGGGTCACCGCCACGATGGCGCGTGCCCTCGGCTTCGATGTCGTCACGGCGTGTGATGGGGAGGAGGCAGTGGAGCAGTGTGAACGCATGCATCCCGCCGCCGTGCTGATGGACCTCGACTTGCCCTCGATGGATGGGATCAGGGTGGCACAGCGGTTGCGCGAACTGGAGCGAGCAGGCGCACTTGCACCTTGCATCATCGTTGCCGTCGCAGCGGACGGCAGCGAACAAGCGCGCCTCACGTCTGCGGTTGCCGGCATGGATGGGTACTTGACGAAGCCGCTTTCGACATCAAGCCTGGGCACCGAGTTGCACCGTCTGTGCGCTGGTTGCGTAGCGCCAGCCTGA
- a CDS encoding efflux transporter outer membrane subunit, with protein sequence MSDVIDMPEFSINLVVATMALIMIFWARPERLSHRMVFGGLTALVIARYVAWRVTETLPPAGEGLISLYAWVFLFFEMVSVVCTLMSIQILMGRRDNSAMADRGEARLRGLGVQVPAVDVFICTYNEDLGVLEKTIIGAQAIDYPNVNVWVLDDTRRDWLRDYCASRGVNYARRPDNTHAKAGNLNNGLRVSAETTNAPYLLVLDADFVPHRNIVYRVLGLFDEPKVGLVQTPQFYYNADPIQHNLHATDSWVDEQRVFFDVLQPAKDAADAAFCVGTSFIVRRDVITRLGGFPTGSVCEDIFTSLTLLRHGWVTRWLNERLSNGLSADSIIEYINQRSRWCLGTIQVALLPDGPLRGKGYSLTARMHFVHGLLHWLSKPFMLLMLAAPVMYWFFGVSAFYATPRAFAAYGLPALIVFWAYSYWINQRRSLPVFTEVTQVVAAMAVTRTIASALIRPFGRPFKVTAKGLDRSKTVVHWNLVAVFGGLMVAIELGAFRALSGPMTTGDTLNMIWSVAGTIYCLAALVACVDRPRPDQEERFPFAALTRFRSSAGVGAARFVNIATDGALLRDSALLQRLPAGHDVDVHVPDVGWISARVDRHTRSGAELLFDCDASLHDRLVRQVFAMPPTHVATQARAGRAALAFMNTAGWRWPRWSQGPLRRLGVSIAQPLIALAGLLMLSGCNLTPPLKPADVQVPAQWPVAATTTAAAPIAWSDFVVDDELRGLITTALAQNRDLRAYAARARQARAAYAGTRSSLFPEIGVTAFAERSNVTTALGPSGLVTANQPGGHAGNTFGVQAGITSYELDFFGRVGSTVQQAGSQAQSSDLDYAAARINLVGEVCNAYLTLRADRALLALSEAEEKSQTDSTKVMTRARTAGGASEQDVFRSQSLVQRAQVQHEEFQTRVGQDLQWLTVLVGQPVSPTTGSQRAWPGRSVAEIPAGLPSSLLQHRPDLLAAYARVEAANAGIGAAKAEFFPTISLTALGGGISTGFSHVLSSGNRSWAGLLGVSLPILDWGKRSANVDANEARLAEAMATYEHAAQQAFRETADALIADSHLRPQLEAEQARVQSLAKVASISQVRFKGGLEDYFSSLDSQRELYNEQIQWIELQLRQAVNTVNLYKALGGGWSENGAKKTSSG encoded by the coding sequence ATGTCCGACGTGATCGACATGCCCGAATTCAGCATCAACCTCGTCGTCGCCACGATGGCGCTGATCATGATCTTCTGGGCGCGGCCAGAGCGGCTCTCGCATCGCATGGTGTTCGGCGGGCTCACAGCGCTGGTGATCGCACGCTATGTGGCCTGGCGGGTCACGGAGACGCTGCCGCCGGCGGGCGAGGGTCTCATCTCGCTCTACGCATGGGTCTTCCTGTTCTTCGAGATGGTGTCGGTCGTCTGTACGCTGATGTCGATCCAGATCCTGATGGGCCGCCGCGACAACAGCGCCATGGCCGATCGTGGCGAGGCCAGGCTGCGCGGTCTCGGCGTGCAGGTGCCCGCGGTCGATGTGTTCATCTGCACCTACAACGAAGATCTCGGGGTGCTCGAGAAAACCATCATCGGCGCCCAGGCCATCGACTATCCGAACGTGAATGTCTGGGTGCTCGATGACACGCGGCGCGACTGGCTGCGGGACTACTGCGCGAGCAGGGGGGTGAACTACGCACGCCGGCCGGACAACACGCACGCCAAGGCAGGCAATCTCAACAACGGCCTGCGCGTGTCGGCCGAAACCACCAATGCACCCTACCTCCTGGTGCTCGACGCGGACTTCGTGCCGCACCGGAACATCGTATATCGTGTGCTCGGCCTCTTCGACGAGCCGAAGGTGGGGCTGGTCCAGACGCCGCAGTTCTACTACAACGCCGACCCGATCCAGCACAACCTGCACGCGACCGACAGCTGGGTCGACGAGCAGCGTGTCTTCTTCGATGTGCTCCAGCCTGCCAAGGATGCCGCGGACGCGGCGTTCTGCGTGGGCACCTCGTTCATCGTGCGGCGCGACGTGATCACGCGTCTTGGCGGCTTTCCGACCGGCAGCGTGTGCGAGGACATCTTCACCTCGTTGACACTGCTGCGCCATGGGTGGGTCACGCGTTGGCTCAACGAGCGGCTGTCCAACGGGCTTTCCGCCGATAGCATCATCGAATACATCAACCAGCGAAGCCGCTGGTGCCTCGGCACCATCCAGGTCGCTCTGCTTCCGGACGGACCGCTGCGCGGCAAGGGCTACAGCCTCACGGCGCGCATGCACTTCGTGCATGGCCTTCTGCACTGGCTGAGCAAGCCCTTCATGCTGCTCATGCTCGCCGCGCCCGTGATGTACTGGTTTTTCGGCGTGTCGGCGTTCTACGCGACGCCTCGGGCCTTCGCCGCCTACGGGCTGCCGGCGCTGATCGTGTTCTGGGCCTACAGCTACTGGATCAACCAGCGACGTTCACTGCCCGTCTTCACCGAGGTGACGCAGGTCGTCGCGGCCATGGCCGTGACCCGTACGATCGCGAGCGCGTTGATACGACCCTTCGGCAGGCCCTTCAAGGTCACGGCGAAAGGGCTGGATCGATCGAAGACGGTGGTGCACTGGAACCTGGTCGCGGTGTTCGGCGGCCTCATGGTGGCCATCGAACTGGGCGCCTTCAGGGCGCTCAGCGGCCCGATGACCACCGGTGACACGCTCAACATGATCTGGAGCGTCGCCGGCACCATCTATTGCCTCGCGGCGCTGGTTGCCTGTGTGGACCGCCCCCGACCCGACCAGGAGGAGCGCTTCCCGTTCGCCGCGCTGACCCGCTTTCGCAGTTCGGCCGGTGTCGGCGCCGCGCGTTTCGTCAACATCGCCACCGACGGCGCGCTGCTGCGGGACAGCGCCTTGCTGCAACGCCTGCCCGCCGGGCACGACGTGGATGTTCACGTGCCGGACGTGGGCTGGATCTCCGCCCGGGTGGACAGACACACGAGGTCCGGCGCCGAATTGCTCTTCGACTGCGACGCATCCTTGCACGACCGGCTGGTGCGCCAGGTGTTCGCCATGCCGCCGACGCATGTCGCGACCCAGGCGCGCGCGGGCCGCGCGGCGCTGGCCTTCATGAACACCGCGGGATGGCGGTGGCCCCGCTGGTCTCAAGGGCCGCTGCGCCGCCTCGGGGTTTCCATCGCGCAGCCCCTCATCGCGCTGGCCGGGCTGCTGATGCTGAGCGGCTGCAACCTGACGCCGCCGCTCAAGCCCGCGGACGTGCAAGTGCCTGCGCAATGGCCGGTCGCGGCGACCACCACCGCGGCGGCGCCCATCGCGTGGTCGGACTTCGTGGTCGACGACGAGCTTCGCGGCCTGATCACGACGGCGCTGGCCCAGAATCGCGACCTGCGTGCCTACGCCGCCCGGGCCCGCCAGGCCCGCGCCGCCTACGCGGGCACCCGGTCGTCGCTGTTCCCCGAAATCGGCGTTACCGCGTTCGCCGAGCGCAGCAACGTGACCACGGCCCTGGGCCCCTCCGGGCTAGTCACCGCCAACCAGCCGGGCGGACACGCCGGCAATACGTTCGGCGTGCAGGCGGGCATCACATCCTACGAACTCGACTTCTTCGGCCGCGTCGGTTCCACCGTGCAGCAGGCCGGCTCGCAGGCGCAGTCCAGCGACCTCGACTACGCCGCTGCCCGGATCAACCTGGTGGGCGAGGTCTGCAATGCCTACCTGACGCTGCGCGCCGATCGCGCACTGCTGGCCCTGTCCGAGGCCGAGGAGAAGTCTCAGACAGACAGCACGAAGGTGATGACGCGCGCCCGCACGGCCGGAGGCGCTTCAGAGCAGGATGTCTTCCGGTCGCAGTCGCTGGTGCAGCGCGCCCAGGTCCAGCACGAGGAATTCCAGACCCGTGTCGGGCAGGACCTTCAATGGCTGACCGTGCTGGTCGGACAGCCCGTGTCGCCGACCACCGGGTCACAACGCGCTTGGCCTGGCCGCTCGGTGGCGGAGATTCCGGCGGGGCTCCCGTCCAGCCTGCTGCAGCACCGGCCGGACCTCCTTGCCGCCTATGCCCGCGTCGAAGCCGCGAACGCCGGCATTGGCGCTGCGAAGGCCGAATTCTTCCCGACCATTTCGTTGACCGCGCTGGGCGGGGGCATCAGTACCGGGTTCTCGCACGTGCTCAGCAGCGGCAATCGCAGCTGGGCGGGACTGCTCGGCGTATCACTGCCGATTCTTGACTGGGGGAAAAGGAGTGCGAACGTCGACGCGAACGAGGCACGGCTCGCCGAGGCGATGGCGACCTACGAGCATGCGGCGCAACAGGCGTTCCGCGAGACGGCCGATGCATTGATCGCGGACAGCCACCTGCGTCCCCAACTCGAAGCGGAGCAGGCCAGGGTGCAATCCCTGGCCAAGGTGGCTTCCATCTCGCAGGTACGTTTCAAGGGCGGCCTGGAGGACTACTTCTCGAGCCTCGACTCGCAGCGCGAGCTCTACAACGAGCAGATTCAGTGGATCGAACTGCAGCTTCGGCAGGCGGTGAACACGGTCAACCTCTACAAGGCGCTGGGCGGCGGCTGGAGCGAAAACGGGGCCAAGAAGACTTCTTCCGGCTGA
- a CDS encoding HlyD family secretion protein, with amino-acid sequence MPGWACGLETMRRSPPGRATTNYTEGEVMTTTLNVPLPKEVVSLDAGGEVAKRPRKKFSTNSIVPRLAGYALLAFVLWLMGSTLLVPVLSKRATRAVLETPVTLVTTPVSGVITNLAVHPLDEVEPGALVAKVQNPTLNRDVLTTLSTQRLGLQSQVSQLTNQLASDSSELGFIDQQVRLYRKASIDQTSDALQVARRQREVAETAVWEHEMKVRQASALLDAGAVSQQVLDAAQAQLSTSRATAAVADQEYNGLGKSLANASRGAVVSSGGAGAFQALVSRRETLAASVGRSRHDLDALNKQLSQVVALEDEERRRVDKLSAYEVKATQGGQVSTVLISQGAFVPEGATLARMADCSRIQVVAVFPPRLAERLNVGSRLDVAVDGTDAVHPARVMKLLPLASEDVQSNYSVPFPYAEQGSVFAVAQLERKASAQPADRDLCTPGKVVTADLSRDGSAAMPFKEISWTLRFGRALAARLAHWQS; translated from the coding sequence ATGCCCGGCTGGGCATGCGGCCTTGAAACGATGCGTCGGAGCCCGCCAGGACGCGCAACAACGAATTACACAGAAGGTGAAGTCATGACAACGACGCTGAACGTACCGCTCCCCAAGGAGGTCGTCTCCCTCGACGCCGGAGGAGAGGTCGCCAAACGCCCGCGAAAGAAATTTTCGACCAACTCGATCGTTCCGCGCCTCGCGGGCTACGCATTGCTCGCGTTCGTCCTCTGGCTGATGGGGTCCACGCTGCTGGTCCCGGTACTTTCCAAGCGCGCGACGCGGGCCGTCCTGGAGACACCCGTCACGCTCGTCACCACGCCCGTGAGTGGTGTCATCACGAACCTGGCGGTGCATCCGCTCGACGAGGTCGAACCGGGCGCCTTGGTCGCGAAGGTGCAGAACCCGACGCTCAATCGCGATGTGCTCACGACGCTCTCGACGCAGCGCTTGGGCTTGCAAAGCCAGGTTTCGCAACTGACGAATCAGCTGGCTTCCGATAGCAGCGAGCTGGGCTTCATTGACCAACAGGTCAGGCTGTATCGCAAGGCATCGATCGACCAGACAAGCGATGCATTGCAGGTCGCGCGGCGACAGCGCGAGGTTGCGGAAACCGCCGTCTGGGAGCATGAAATGAAGGTCCGGCAGGCGTCGGCGTTGCTCGACGCGGGTGCCGTCAGCCAGCAGGTCCTGGATGCCGCGCAAGCCCAGTTGAGCACGTCGCGCGCCACCGCCGCGGTCGCCGATCAGGAATACAACGGCCTGGGCAAGAGCTTGGCCAATGCCAGCCGTGGCGCCGTCGTCAGTTCGGGCGGGGCCGGTGCGTTCCAGGCCCTGGTGAGCCGTCGCGAGACGCTCGCCGCCAGCGTCGGGCGTTCCCGGCACGACCTGGACGCGTTGAACAAACAACTCTCGCAGGTCGTCGCCCTCGAAGACGAGGAACGCCGCCGCGTCGACAAACTGTCGGCCTACGAGGTCAAGGCCACGCAAGGCGGGCAGGTGAGCACCGTCCTCATTTCCCAAGGGGCCTTCGTGCCCGAAGGCGCCACGCTGGCGCGCATGGCCGATTGCAGCCGGATCCAGGTGGTCGCGGTGTTCCCGCCGCGCCTGGCCGAGCGCCTGAACGTCGGCTCCCGGCTCGATGTCGCGGTGGACGGCACTGACGCGGTGCACCCCGCTCGCGTGATGAAGCTTCTGCCGCTGGCGTCTGAGGACGTGCAGAGCAACTACAGCGTGCCCTTCCCGTATGCGGAGCAAGGCTCGGTCTTTGCGGTCGCCCAACTCGAGCGCAAGGCGTCGGCGCAGCCGGCCGATCGCGATCTGTGCACGCCGGGCAAGGTGGTCACGGCCGACCTCAGTCGTGATGGGTCTGCGGCAATGCCATTCAAGGAGATCTCGTGGACGCTTCGCTTCGGTCGCGCATTGGCCGCCCGGCTTGCGCATTGGCAATCTTGA
- a CDS encoding DUF6868 family protein, with the protein MGSDCLAALRRHSLAGMASYKVGILLFNLIPYVALRIVESHGGQV; encoded by the coding sequence ATGGGCTCGGACTGCCTCGCAGCGCTTCGACGGCATTCACTTGCAGGCATGGCCAGCTACAAGGTCGGCATTCTTCTTTTCAATCTGATTCCCTATGTTGCATTGCGCATCGTGGAGAGTCACGGCGGGCAAGTGTAA
- a CDS encoding DUF1328 domain-containing protein yields the protein MLYYAVVFLVIALIAALFGFGGIAASAVSIAKILFVIFIILALVSLIAGLI from the coding sequence ATGTTGTACTACGCAGTCGTGTTCCTGGTGATCGCCCTAATTGCCGCCCTGTTCGGCTTTGGAGGCATCGCGGCGAGCGCTGTGAGCATTGCGAAGATTCTCTTCGTAATCTTCATCATCCTTGCGCTTGTCAGTCTCATCGCGGGCTTGATATGA
- a CDS encoding BPSL1445 family SYLF domain-containing lipoprotein, translating into MSATALAIAGLAFVGCTTTSKGESASGMSSHAPADAQIDATLSKLYANVPGSRELVAKSKGVLVFPEVIGGSFIVGAQYGRGALRVNGRTEAYYSTTAGSLGLQAGAQSKAVIYLFTTQQALDKFRNSEGWTVGADATVALANIGANGSVDTNTLQQPVIGFVLTNVGLEAGVSLQGAKIERIRG; encoded by the coding sequence TTGAGTGCTACAGCACTTGCGATTGCCGGCCTCGCTTTCGTCGGCTGCACGACGACCTCGAAAGGCGAGAGCGCGAGCGGCATGTCTTCGCATGCTCCGGCTGATGCCCAGATCGATGCCACGCTTTCCAAGCTCTACGCGAATGTGCCAGGCTCGCGCGAGTTGGTTGCCAAATCCAAGGGCGTGCTCGTGTTTCCGGAAGTGATCGGCGGAAGCTTCATCGTCGGCGCGCAATACGGACGCGGTGCACTTCGCGTGAACGGCCGCACCGAGGCTTACTACAGCACCACAGCCGGATCGCTCGGCCTCCAGGCGGGCGCGCAGTCGAAGGCAGTGATTTACCTGTTCACCACACAGCAAGCGCTAGACAAGTTCCGCAACAGCGAGGGCTGGACCGTCGGCGCGGACGCTACGGTCGCACTGGCGAACATCGGCGCGAACGGCAGCGTCGACACCAACACACTGCAGCAACCGGTGATTGGTTTCGTGCTCACCAACGTGGGGCTGGAAGCCGGAGTGTCGCTGCAGGGCGCTAAGATCGAACGCATCCGGGGCTGA
- a CDS encoding cupin domain-containing protein: MSTAETPAFAPIVHSAAEWRAEMARLTKAGQPSFFHIRTRLPKEGRTNQVLGASRYMNVVLKTYASGGENEIHAHSNEDHLFVVLQGGAVFHGPGGEKREVGKNDCVLLPAGTFYWFHAKEDEGELVMLRVGAHIDPDSDVLARIDLDGKPFDGYSEKNKEVPIVLHEDRIFE; the protein is encoded by the coding sequence ATGAGTACCGCTGAAACCCCTGCCTTCGCGCCGATCGTTCACAGCGCTGCCGAATGGCGCGCCGAAATGGCCCGCCTTACCAAGGCGGGGCAGCCCAGTTTCTTCCACATCCGCACTCGATTGCCAAAGGAGGGGCGGACCAATCAGGTGCTGGGTGCTTCGCGCTACATGAACGTGGTACTCAAGACCTACGCGAGCGGCGGCGAGAACGAAATCCACGCACACTCCAATGAGGACCACCTGTTCGTTGTCCTGCAAGGTGGGGCCGTGTTCCATGGGCCGGGTGGAGAGAAGCGCGAGGTCGGCAAGAACGATTGCGTCCTACTGCCGGCTGGCACTTTCTACTGGTTCCATGCCAAGGAAGATGAAGGAGAGCTCGTGATGCTGCGAGTCGGAGCGCACATCGATCCAGATAGCGATGTGCTGGCTCGCATCGACCTCGATGGCAAACCCTTCGACGGCTACTCTGAAAAGAACAAGGAAGTGCCGATCGTCCTTCATGAGGATCGCATCTTCGAATAG
- a CDS encoding YybH family protein: MKRALTMPSIPSTVAVMLAAGLLSACTTTLQQSADDVAAIAAADQAFYSALNGRSVQGMSAVWTDKPYAISIGPRSKVMDVGGSAVRKYWEGAFDFFPQISVTKSETKIQTGGKLAWVIGVEHAVLQPKTGGEPLRFDTFVTHVFEKENGRWLLVSHHAQMIPR, from the coding sequence ATGAAAAGGGCGCTCACCATGCCGTCGATCCCGAGCACCGTTGCCGTCATGCTGGCGGCGGGCCTGTTGTCGGCTTGTACCACGACGCTCCAGCAATCGGCCGACGATGTTGCAGCCATCGCCGCAGCCGATCAAGCCTTCTACTCTGCGCTGAATGGTCGGAGCGTCCAGGGCATGTCCGCAGTCTGGACCGACAAGCCGTACGCGATCAGCATCGGTCCACGTAGCAAGGTCATGGATGTGGGTGGGAGCGCGGTCAGAAAATACTGGGAGGGAGCTTTTGATTTTTTCCCCCAGATCAGCGTAACCAAGTCCGAAACGAAGATTCAGACTGGTGGAAAGCTGGCGTGGGTCATTGGGGTTGAGCACGCTGTTCTGCAGCCCAAGACCGGCGGCGAGCCTCTCAGGTTCGATACCTTCGTGACCCACGTCTTTGAGAAGGAGAACGGGCGCTGGCTGCTGGTCTCCCATCATGCACAAATGATCCCTCGATAG
- a CDS encoding SET domain-containing protein, which produces MRRQAIGRRQACASPLVHPASTLMSHFASATPATSPLFRVQTSEIHGEGLFAARALPANTTLGRYGGQRLSPAEVTEMDWNSQITYLFGLSDGMVIDGSRGGNALRHLNHSCSPNCEAVETRTSDGTLQLEIVTLRDVLADEELCIDYALAIDVSESPDRYPCVCLSATCRGTMVASN; this is translated from the coding sequence ATGCGGCGGCAGGCGATTGGAAGACGCCAGGCTTGCGCGTCGCCCCTGGTCCATCCTGCCTCAACACTGATGTCGCACTTCGCTTCCGCCACTCCCGCCACCAGTCCCCTCTTCCGCGTCCAAACGAGCGAGATTCACGGGGAGGGCCTCTTTGCGGCGCGGGCACTGCCAGCGAACACCACGTTGGGCAGGTACGGGGGACAGCGCCTGTCGCCGGCCGAGGTGACTGAGATGGACTGGAACAGCCAGATCACGTACCTGTTCGGCCTGTCCGACGGTATGGTGATTGATGGTTCTCGCGGGGGCAATGCGCTGCGCCACCTCAATCACAGTTGCAGTCCGAACTGCGAAGCGGTTGAGACGCGGACATCGGACGGAACGCTGCAACTGGAGATCGTCACCCTTCGAGACGTGCTGGCCGATGAGGAACTCTGCATCGACTATGCCCTGGCGATCGATGTCTCGGAGTCGCCCGACAGGTACCCCTGCGTCTGCCTGTCTGCGACGTGTCGCGGAACGATGGTCGCGTCGAATTGA
- a CDS encoding NUDIX hydrolase: MKKSLNRTSLDFPRPLVSVDVVIFTVLEDALKVLLTRRPENEEEPFPGLWCIPGGFVDVDRDDSLQDCAARKLQEKTGYAAPYLEQLASWGSASRDPRGWSTTHGYFALVPPPAAKTGDERAEWCDADAACKKRLAFDHREIVGTALERLRSKVEYTSLPAFLLNEPFTLPELQHVYEVVLARPLDKSAFRRRMLDADFLQEVGTVPGAFGRGAMGYKVRERERAAIFPRTFRAVE, translated from the coding sequence ATGAAGAAATCCCTGAACCGAACTTCGCTGGACTTCCCGCGCCCGCTGGTCTCGGTGGACGTGGTGATCTTCACCGTGCTTGAGGACGCACTGAAGGTTCTGCTCACCCGCCGTCCGGAGAACGAGGAGGAGCCGTTCCCCGGCCTTTGGTGTATCCCTGGCGGGTTCGTCGACGTGGATCGCGACGATTCGCTACAGGATTGCGCGGCTCGCAAGCTTCAGGAAAAGACCGGTTATGCCGCGCCATACCTCGAGCAACTGGCGAGTTGGGGAAGCGCGAGCAGGGATCCTCGTGGCTGGTCCACCACGCACGGCTACTTTGCTCTCGTTCCGCCGCCAGCCGCGAAGACGGGCGATGAACGCGCCGAATGGTGCGACGCCGACGCCGCCTGCAAAAAGCGGCTGGCGTTCGATCATCGAGAGATCGTCGGGACTGCGTTGGAGCGCCTGCGCAGCAAGGTGGAATACACGTCCTTGCCCGCGTTCTTGCTCAACGAGCCGTTCACGCTGCCGGAGCTGCAGCATGTGTACGAGGTCGTGCTGGCTCGACCGCTGGACAAGAGCGCGTTCCGACGCCGGATGCTCGATGCTGATTTCCTGCAGGAGGTCGGCACGGTTCCTGGCGCCTTTGGGCGTGGGGCGATGGGCTACAAGGTGCGCGAGCGGGAGCGCGCCGCCATCTTTCCTCGCACATTCCGAGCCGTTGAATAG